Proteins encoded by one window of Anguilla rostrata isolate EN2019 chromosome 9, ASM1855537v3, whole genome shotgun sequence:
- the las1l gene encoding ribosomal biogenesis protein LAS1L isoform X2: MGDQSSKFPWFGNSTPVAVESTADLVRCQVLDRSGHLETDDLVLLYGTALVRFVNLITERKQRKVAAPLRRLANKLNIPEWIVNLRHDITHRRLPTLKWCRKGCQFVLEWLQQEYWSRQLGSQLAEHWDSESESEEEQDEDGLGQEDEFTVRQRKREAHQKARKLLISYEKEQFQAFDGLHKENKSKQAWFNRSSDLGGILIQIKAFPVDSSDVLMDVLLSDGFLVPTAEQLESLDIDSIDGDGDPATPCIPLVFLRFWLPLLKTLASQAFVQVFVERLFMELQLSEETSRHRTHYIAGWISEILDCNRHSHRERNPNESKCQRKARLKDKIFVKPVPLPWQKLLTVCLQAPCVATPHLLQQILVDMEPPLPQDTQQKLHRLCCIYTQGGDPGRSPDGGRRDTPVYTLEGLRKRMRRESERAGGDPSLGAGPRPPQSLPQLPSEEVAEDLQEKLSPNVLLERAAALRGSPWQVCADNVKWKDFPLGKVPGQSEDPSCLMVDSYSTLSVLDQHLDLDKSAQHSVYTCTPGPHRPGSDGPLWTHSDLSKLKSGLQLF; this comes from the exons ATGGGCGACCAGTCATCAAAATTCCCATG gttTGGAAATAGTACTCCTGTAGCTGTGGAAAGCACTGCAGACCTGGTGCGATGTCAGGTACTTGATCGTTCAGGACACCTAGAAACAGATGATCTGGTCCTGCTCTACGGAACAGCGCTTGTAAG GTTTGTTAATTTAATCACTGAAAGGAAACAGAGGAAAGTAGCTGCTCCTCTGAGACGTTTGGCCAATAAG CTGAACATTCCTGAGTGGATTGTCAATCTCAGGCATGACATAACTCACCGCAGGCTCCCCACCTTAAAATGGTGCCGTAAAG GATGTCAGTTTGTTCTTGAGTGGCTACAGCAGGAATACTGGTCCAGGCAGCTGGGTAGCCAACTTGCTGAACACTGGGACTCCGAGTCAGAGTCTGAAGAGGAACAAGATGAGGATGGGCTTGGGCAGGAAGATGAGTTCACTGTgagacaaagaaaaagagaagccCACC AAAAAGCCAGAAAATTGCTGATTTCCTATGAGAAAGAACAGTTTCAG GCCTTTGATGGACTGCACAAAGAGAACAAATCCAAGCAGGCATGGTTCAATCGTTCCTCAGACCTGGGCGGGATCCTCATTCAAATTAAAGCCTTTCCGGTGGACTCCAG tgatGTTCTGATGGATGTGTTGCTTTCGGACGGATTTTTGGTCCCCACTGCAGAGCAGCTGGAGTCCCTGGACATTGATTCTATCGATG GCGACGGCGACCCCGCGACCCCCTGCATCCCCCTGGTCTTCCTGCGGTTCTGGCTGCCGCTGCTGAAGACCCTCGCGTCCCAGGCCTTCGTCCAGGTCTTCGTGGAGAGGCTGTTCATGGAGCTGCAGCTGTCGGAAGAGACCTCCCGGCACAGGACTCACTACATCGCTGGATGGATCTCCGAGATCTTGGATTGCAACCGTCACAGTCACA GAGAAAGGAATCCGAATGAATCGAAATGTCAGAGGAAGGCAAGGCTCAAAGACAAGATTTTTGTGAAGCCCGTACCACTGCCATGGCAGAAGCTTTTAACAGTCTGCCTGCAAGCACCATGTGTGGCCACGCCACACCTCCTCCAGCA GATCCTGGTGGACATGGAGCCTCCCTTACCACAGGACACCCAGCAGAAGCTCCACCGCCTGTGCTGCATCTACACGCAGGGCGGCGACCCCGGCCGCTCCCCCGACGGGGGGCGGAGGGACACGCCCGTCTACACGCTGGAAGGCCTGCGCAAGAGGATGCGGCGGGAGTCGGAGCGCGCCGGCGGCGACCCCTCCCTCGGCGcggggccccgcccgccccagtCCCTGCCCCAGCTCCCTTCGGAGGAAGTGGCCGAGGACCTCCAGGAGAAGCTGAGCCCCAACGTCCTGCTGGAGAGGGCAGCCGCCCTCCGGGGCTCGCCCTGGCAGGTGTGCGCAG ACAACGTGAAGTGGAAGGACTTCCCCCTGGGGAAGGTGCCGGGGCAGTCCGAGGACCCCTCTTGCCTGATGGTGGACAGCTACTCCACCCTGTCGGTGCTCGACCAGCACTTGGACCTGGACAAGTCTGCCCAGCACAGCGTGTACACATG
- the las1l gene encoding ribosomal biogenesis protein LAS1L isoform X1 — protein sequence MKRKSFEKSAHVVAWINKAEWDQILEYLYSKDCALQKFALHRISAWKGRFGNSTPVAVESTADLVRCQVLDRSGHLETDDLVLLYGTALVRFVNLITERKQRKVAAPLRRLANKLNIPEWIVNLRHDITHRRLPTLKWCRKGCQFVLEWLQQEYWSRQLGSQLAEHWDSESESEEEQDEDGLGQEDEFTVRQRKREAHQKARKLLISYEKEQFQAFDGLHKENKSKQAWFNRSSDLGGILIQIKAFPVDSSDVLMDVLLSDGFLVPTAEQLESLDIDSIDGDGDPATPCIPLVFLRFWLPLLKTLASQAFVQVFVERLFMELQLSEETSRHRTHYIAGWISEILDCNRHSHRERNPNESKCQRKARLKDKIFVKPVPLPWQKLLTVCLQAPCVATPHLLQQILVDMEPPLPQDTQQKLHRLCCIYTQGGDPGRSPDGGRRDTPVYTLEGLRKRMRRESERAGGDPSLGAGPRPPQSLPQLPSEEVAEDLQEKLSPNVLLERAAALRGSPWQVCADNVKWKDFPLGKVPGQSEDPSCLMVDSYSTLSVLDQHLDLDKSAQHSVYTCTPGPHRPGSDGPLWTHSDLSKLKSGLQLF from the exons atgaaaagaaaatcattcGAAAAGTCTGCCCATGTTGTCGCATGGATTAACAAAGCAGAGTGGGACCAGATTCTTGAATATTTGTACTCGAAGGattgtgctttacaaaaatTTGCATTGCACAGAATCTCTGCGTGGAAAGGCAG gttTGGAAATAGTACTCCTGTAGCTGTGGAAAGCACTGCAGACCTGGTGCGATGTCAGGTACTTGATCGTTCAGGACACCTAGAAACAGATGATCTGGTCCTGCTCTACGGAACAGCGCTTGTAAG GTTTGTTAATTTAATCACTGAAAGGAAACAGAGGAAAGTAGCTGCTCCTCTGAGACGTTTGGCCAATAAG CTGAACATTCCTGAGTGGATTGTCAATCTCAGGCATGACATAACTCACCGCAGGCTCCCCACCTTAAAATGGTGCCGTAAAG GATGTCAGTTTGTTCTTGAGTGGCTACAGCAGGAATACTGGTCCAGGCAGCTGGGTAGCCAACTTGCTGAACACTGGGACTCCGAGTCAGAGTCTGAAGAGGAACAAGATGAGGATGGGCTTGGGCAGGAAGATGAGTTCACTGTgagacaaagaaaaagagaagccCACC AAAAAGCCAGAAAATTGCTGATTTCCTATGAGAAAGAACAGTTTCAG GCCTTTGATGGACTGCACAAAGAGAACAAATCCAAGCAGGCATGGTTCAATCGTTCCTCAGACCTGGGCGGGATCCTCATTCAAATTAAAGCCTTTCCGGTGGACTCCAG tgatGTTCTGATGGATGTGTTGCTTTCGGACGGATTTTTGGTCCCCACTGCAGAGCAGCTGGAGTCCCTGGACATTGATTCTATCGATG GCGACGGCGACCCCGCGACCCCCTGCATCCCCCTGGTCTTCCTGCGGTTCTGGCTGCCGCTGCTGAAGACCCTCGCGTCCCAGGCCTTCGTCCAGGTCTTCGTGGAGAGGCTGTTCATGGAGCTGCAGCTGTCGGAAGAGACCTCCCGGCACAGGACTCACTACATCGCTGGATGGATCTCCGAGATCTTGGATTGCAACCGTCACAGTCACA GAGAAAGGAATCCGAATGAATCGAAATGTCAGAGGAAGGCAAGGCTCAAAGACAAGATTTTTGTGAAGCCCGTACCACTGCCATGGCAGAAGCTTTTAACAGTCTGCCTGCAAGCACCATGTGTGGCCACGCCACACCTCCTCCAGCA GATCCTGGTGGACATGGAGCCTCCCTTACCACAGGACACCCAGCAGAAGCTCCACCGCCTGTGCTGCATCTACACGCAGGGCGGCGACCCCGGCCGCTCCCCCGACGGGGGGCGGAGGGACACGCCCGTCTACACGCTGGAAGGCCTGCGCAAGAGGATGCGGCGGGAGTCGGAGCGCGCCGGCGGCGACCCCTCCCTCGGCGcggggccccgcccgccccagtCCCTGCCCCAGCTCCCTTCGGAGGAAGTGGCCGAGGACCTCCAGGAGAAGCTGAGCCCCAACGTCCTGCTGGAGAGGGCAGCCGCCCTCCGGGGCTCGCCCTGGCAGGTGTGCGCAG ACAACGTGAAGTGGAAGGACTTCCCCCTGGGGAAGGTGCCGGGGCAGTCCGAGGACCCCTCTTGCCTGATGGTGGACAGCTACTCCACCCTGTCGGTGCTCGACCAGCACTTGGACCTGGACAAGTCTGCCCAGCACAGCGTGTACACATG